In one Alnus glutinosa chromosome 12, dhAlnGlut1.1, whole genome shotgun sequence genomic region, the following are encoded:
- the LOC133852428 gene encoding folate-binding protein 1: MDSGFLISLIFFNLFLLFSFGEPDGVCVSQGGRFPPFSSEGKPPKKVSKGTKDLTLCRVFRRKTCCDVAQTHPALLSVRRLASTGEASQECLHLWELLECSICDPRVGVQPGPPLICSSFCHRVYKACANAYFSMDAKTQVLAPCGVNDFVCGRASEWVSNGTELCNAAGFAVNPSHEMYIGTEDTSCYGGKASLDSIADSWRASHSKVPQRAEILGRFEDFQRWARGMPFSERVSWAVGGMVLTAGLLFLSKRKSHNHRQKLAAIQRTARKLEAKMNDKKFASNQGSRKGSRR, encoded by the exons GTGAACCTGATGGAGTGTGTGTCTCCCAAGGTGGTCGCTTTCCACCTTTCTCATCTGAAGGAAAACCTCCAAAAAAGGTAAGCAAAGGAACCAAAGATTTGACCCTTTGTAGGGTGTTCCGCAGAAAGACTTGCTGCGATGTAGCCCAGACGCATCCTGCATTGCTATCTGTTAGGCGGCTGGCTTCAACAGGAGAAGCCAGCCAAGAGTGCTTGCACTTATGGGAACTATTGGAATGTTCAATCTGTGATCCACGTGTAGGTGTTCAGCCTGGACCTCCTCTGATATGCAGCTCCTTTTGTCACAGAGTTTATAAGGCTTGCGCTAATGCTTACTTCTCTATGGATGCAAAGACACAG GTTCTAGCACCATGTGGAGTAAACGACTTTGTCTGTGGTAGGGCTTCTGAATGGGTATCCAATGGCACAGAGCTCTGCAATGCTGCTGGTTTTGCTGTTAACCCATCTCATGAAATGTACATTGGCACGGAAGACACATCTTGCTATGGTGGTAAAGCCAGTCTAGATTCCATTGCTGATTCATGGAGGGCTTCACATTCCAAGGTGCCCCAGAGAGCGGAAATTTTGGGGCGGTTTGAAGATTTCCAGCGATGGGCGAGAGGGATGCCATTTAGCGAAAGAGTTTCTTGGGCAGTGGGAGGGATGGTTCTTACAGCAGGTTTATTGTTTTTAAG CAAAAGGAAGAGTCATAACCATCGCCAGAAGCTTGCAGCTATTCAGCGCACTGCAAGGAAACTGGAAGCCAAGATGAATGACAAGAAGTTTGCTAGTAATCAAGGAAGTAGGAAAGGAAGTAGAAGATGA